In Musa acuminata AAA Group cultivar baxijiao chromosome BXJ3-9, Cavendish_Baxijiao_AAA, whole genome shotgun sequence, a single genomic region encodes these proteins:
- the LOC135649979 gene encoding zinc finger protein ZAT5-like, whose protein sequence is MKSPRADEDDAELLLSLSCGATTAKPHSEPRAAVGVFECKTCSRQFPTFQALGGHRTSHKRPRTDRSVSKRSVHRCSICGMDFAMGQALGGHMRRHKPTAEETHQKKESSMAGLQFDVSDDDRIKFVFKAAIT, encoded by the coding sequence ATGAAGAGTCCAAGAGCCGACGAAGACGATGCAGAGCTGCTGCTGTCGCTCTCCTGCGGGGCGACGACGGCGAAGCCCCACAGTGAGCCGAGGGCGGCGGTCGGTGTCTTCGAGTGCAAGACGTGCAGTCGCCAATTCCCGACGTTCCAAGCGCTCGGCGGCCACCGGACGAGCCACAAGCGCCCGAGAACCGATCGTTCCGTCTCCAAACGTAGCGTGCATCGGTGCTCCATCTGTGGCATGGATTTCGCGATGGGGCAAGCTTTGGGCGGCCACATGCGCCGCCATAAGCCCACGGCCGAGGAGACTCATCAGAAGAAGGAATCGAGCATGGCTGGTCTACAGTTTGACGTCTCCGATGATGATCGGATT
- the LOC135648814 gene encoding zinc finger protein ZAT18-like, which produces MKRYIIGGEIDGVRMAHVLMLLSRGGGGGGGGGVDESGRLAQSASSSSSGGRMFECKTCNRQFSSFQALGGHRASHKKSRLAAGDHGRAEAVADKPKVHQCSICGQEFALGQALGGHMRRHRTTTEGFVHSLTEKKTGDDRGGMFLDLNLPPLENELKLGDCG; this is translated from the coding sequence ATGAAGAGATACATAATCGGAGGAGAGATAGACGGCGTTAGGATGGCCCATGTTTTAATGCTTCTCtctcgaggaggaggaggtggtggtggcggcggagTAGACGAGAGTGGTCGCTTGGCGCAGtcggcgtcgtcgtcgtcgtcaggaGGTCGGATGTTCGAGTGCAAAACCTGCAACCGGCAGTTCTCTTCCTTCCAAGCGCTCGGTGGCCACCGAGCGAGCCACAAGAAATCTAGGCTGGCTGCCGGTGATCACGGCCGAGCGGAAGCCGTGGCTGATAAGCCGAAGGTCCATCAGTGTTCCATCTGCGGGCAGGAGTTCGCCCTCGGGCAGGCTTTAGGAGGCCACATGAGGCGGCACAGGACCACGACCGAAGGATTCGTGCATAGCCTCACGGAGAAGAAGACCGGCGACGACCGGGGAGGGATGTTTCTGGACTTGAACTTGCCGCCTCTAGAGAATGAACTCAAGCTTGGAGATTGTGGATAA